DNA from Geobacillus vulcani PSS1:
GGCAAGCTGTTCACCGATGCCGCCGATACGGTCGTTGCGGCCTCGATGCTGCTGAAAAATACCGTCGGATTGGTCGGGGCGGCGATTTTGTTAATGATCGCCATCTTTCCAGCGGTGAAAATTTTCACCATTGTCATCGTCTACAAGTTATCGGCTGCTGTTCTGCAGCCGCTTGGCGGCGGACCGGTGCTTTCGTGCCTTAACATCATCGGCAAAAGCATCGCCTACGTGCTGGCGGCGCTGCTCATTGTGTCGCTCATGTTTTTCTTGAGCCTCACCGTCATGGTGATGGCCGGGAACATTACGATGATGGTCCGCTAGGAGGAGCGCTATGCAGCTAGTCATTGAGTGGGGGACAAACATCATCTTGTTTTTGTTGTTTGCTGTCATCATCGATTTTTTGCTGCCGTCGGGGACGATGCAAAAATACGTGAAAATGGCTGTTGGGCTTATGCTCGTTCTGGTGATGCTCGCTCCGGTGCTCCGGCTCGCTTCCGTTGATCCCGAGCAGCTCATGGCGTCGGCGCTCGTCCATTTTTCCAACGGCCGTAAAGGAGAAGAGGCGATAAAAAATCAAATCGAACAGCAGAAAAAAGAAATACAAGCCTCGCAACGCGCATATATTTTAAAACAAATGGCTGTCCAGCTCGAAAACGATGCCAATGAGGAGTTGATGGAAA
Protein-coding regions in this window:
- the spoIIIAF gene encoding stage III sporulation protein AF yields the protein MQLVIEWGTNIILFLLFAVIIDFLLPSGTMQKYVKMAVGLMLVLVMLAPVLRLASVDPEQLMASALVHFSNGRKGEEAIKNQIEQQKKEIQASQRAYILKQMAVQLENDANEELMEKYGLKADVNVYANPGDDWRMPDDIKTIEVVLSKQRSAGSVEPVVIDTTKPPALPEGDASLAEEVRAFLAGRWEIDEDKIHVQFKGRE